The DNA segment GCCGTCGTCGGGGTCAGTGGGTCCGCGCTCACCGGCATCGCCTCCTGCGCGCCGGGCACGCGGGTGCTGGAGATCTTCAGCGACGCGCACCTGTACGGCTACTACTGCACGCTGGCGGTCGCGGGCGGCCTCGAGTACGGGGCCATCATCGGGCGCTCCGGCGAGCAGGCGCGCGAGATGGGCCCCAACAACGCCGCGTTCTCGCTCGACCTCACCGCGGTGGCAGAGGCGCTCGACTGGGTGATCGCCGGCTGAGCGCCGACCCTCACGAGCCGAGCGGCTTCTCCATGCAGACGCTGAACTCGTCGCCGACGTACGGCCCGAAGTTCGGGATGTGCCGGTACCCGCGCCGCTCGTAGAGCGTGATCGCAGCGAGCTGCTTCGGGCCGGTCTCCAGCTGCAGGGTGCGGATGCCCTGCGCCTCCGCGGCCGCCTCGAGAGCATCCATGACCGTCGTCGCGATGCCCTGACCGCGCCCGGCCTCGTCGACGTACAGCCGCTTCAGCTCGCCCGTGCCGTCGCCCCGATCGACGAGCGCGGCCATGCCGAGCGCGCGGCCCTGCGCGTCGCGCGCGACGAACACGGTGACGCCCGGCGCCCCGAGCTCGTCGAGGTTCAGCATGTAGCAGCTCTCCGGCGGGTACAGGCTGAGCGCGTAGGCGTCGCCCGCCCGCAGCAGGGCCTCCACCTCGGGCTGGCGCGGGTCTTCGACGGTCACGGTGATCACGATGCGCCCAGAATACGGGCTGCACCGGGCCGGGCCGGAGGGTGGTGGGGTACCCTGAGGGGTCGGCTGGAGGCGGGCGGGAGTTCCCGCCATCTGCATTGTGTGCGCCTCAGGGCCGGTGCCCGCCGTCGATCGACGGTACGGGCTCACCTCGAGATGTGACGGCCCCCAGCCATCGGCGGCCTGGGATCGCGGCGCGCGTGCGCCGACGAAGCTTCTTGCGTTACCCCAGAAAGAACCATGCCTCAGAACAAGAAGGGCGGCGCCCCGCGCGCCGGCCAGACCCCCCGCACGCCTGCCCGCTCGACCGGCGGCTCGACCGCCCGCGCCGGAGCCCCCGGCTCGCGCAGCCCTAAGCACCGCGGCTACCGTCCCGACGAGGCCGCGGCCTCCGCGTCGTCGACGGGCAAGAAGCCGCGCTGGAGCCGCGACGAGCGGGTCGAGCGCGGCCTCAGCGCCGAGCGCGGCGGTTCCGGCCGCACCGAGTCGCGCGACGAGCCCCGTGACAGCGACCGCCGCACCGCGGGTCGGGATGCTGCGCCCACGCGCGGCGCCGCGCCGCGATCTGGCGGCGCGCGCGGCGCAGCTCCCCGCGGGTCCACCCGCGGCGGCGCGCCCCGCACCCCCTCGCGCGACGGTGCCGAGCGCACCGGCACGGGTCGGGCCGTGCACCGCCCCGAGTGGCGCCCGAAGACCGGGGCCGCCCGCCCGGCGCGCGACGAGCATCCCGCCCGCGACGCCCGCCCCGCGCGCGACGCCCGGCCGACCCGCGAGCCCCGCCCCGCCCGCCCCGCGCGCGACGCCCGGCCGACCCGCGAGCCCCGCCCCGCCCGCTCGCAGTCCGCCGCTCCCGTGCGCACGCAGCGCGAGCAGGACGCCGCGCGCCCCTCGAGCTTCTACCCCGACCGCGCGGCGACCCCGGCCGCGACCGACGATGTCGTTCTCGAGCGGCTCGCCGCACGGGCCGTCGAGGCCGCCGACGTCGAGGGTGTGACCTTCGCCGACCTCGGGCTCGGCGGCAACATCGTGCGCACGCTCGCCGACCTCGGGGCCGAGCAGCCGTTCCCGATCCAGGCGGCGACGATCCCCGACGTGCTCGCCGGCCGCGACGTGCTCGGCCGCGGTCGCACCGGCTCGGGCAAGACGATCGCCTTCGGCGCCCCGCTCGTCGAGCGTCTGATGCAGAACCGCGGCGGCACGCGCCGCGAGATGGGTCGTGCCCCGCGCGCGCTCATCCTTGCCCCGACCCGCGAGCTCGCCCTGCAGATCGACGCGACCGTGCAGCCGATCGCCCGCAGCGTGGGTCTGTTCACGACGCAGATCTACGGCGGTGTGCCCCAGGGCCGCCAGGTCGGAGCCCTGCAGCGCGGCGTCGACATCATCATCGGCACCCCCGGTCGCATCGAGGACCTCGTGGAGCAGCGCCGGCTCGACCTCAGCCAGATCGAGGTCGTCGTGCTCGACGAGGCCGACCACATGTGCGAGCTCGGGTTCCTCGAGCCGGTGCAGCGCATCATCCGCCGCACGCGCGCCGGGGGGCAGCGCCTGCTGTTCTCGGCGACCCTCGACACCGGGGTCGCGAGCCTCGTCGACGAGTTCCTGACCGAACCCGCCGTCTACGAGGTCGCGGGCGAGGACCAGCAGTCGTCGACCATCGAGCACCGCGTGCTGCTCGTCGAGCAGCGCGAGAAGCGCGCCGTCATCGAGCAGCTCGTCGCCGGCCCGGGCAAGACGCTCGTCTTCGCCCGCACCCGCGCCTTCGCTGAGGAGCTCGCCGATCAGCTCGACGACGCGGGCATCGCCGCGGTCAGCCTGCACGGCGACCTCAACCAGGCCCGCCGCACCCGCAACCTCGAGAAGCTCACGAGCGGGCGCGTGCGCGTGCTCGTGGCGACGGATGTCGCGGCCCGGGGCATCCACGTCGACGACATCTCGCTCGTGGTGCAGGCCGACGCCCCCGACGAGTACAAGACGTACCTGCACCGCGCGGGGCGCACCGGCCGTGCCGGCAAGCCCGGCACCGTCGTCACCCTCATCACGCGCCCGCGCGCCCGCCGCTTTGGCGAGCTGCTCGAGCGCGCCGAGATCGAGGCCGAGACGACTGCTGTGCGCGCGGGCGACCGCCTGCTCGACGATCTCGCCGCCCTCTAGCCCGTTTCTCGGAGCAACGACGGGCGGTGCGGGATGCGGGCTCAGGCCGCGGCGAGCATCGCGCTCGCGGCCAGGGCGAGCGCGAGCCCGACCCACTGCAGCCGCGCGATGCGCTCGCGCAGCACGAGCGCGGCGAGCAGGATCGTGCCGGCCGGGTAGAGCGCGGTCAGCACGGACACGATCGTGAGGTCGCCGACCCGCAGGCCGATGAGCACGATGATGTTGGCGAGCGCGTCGAGCACGCCGCAGCCGACGGCGAGCCAGAAGCCGCCCCGCCAGCCGCCGCGCAGGGCGGCCGCACTCGCCCGGAGCAGTCCGCCGCGCGCAGTCCCGCCGGAGCCGGGTGCGGCCGGGATACCCGAGCCCATCCTCCCCGTCGCGTGCGCGTCGCCGAGCCCGTGCGGCGCGCCGTGCGCGCCGTCGAGCACCGCGAGCGGTGCATCCGCCGCCCGCACGTGCCGCGCAGCGGCGATGATGGCGAGCGCGACGATGAGCGTGATCATGATCGTGGCGTTGACCGTGCGGTTGGCGACGAGCGGCACCAGCCCCGAGTCGTCGGGCGTCTGGTCGACGAGAATGTAGAACGCTCCGATGAGCGTGCCCGAGGCGGTTGCCATGACGAGCCCCGCCGCCGTCGGCCGCACGGCCTCCTTCGACGGCACGAAGCCGACGAGCACGACGGCGATGAGCGCGAGGCCGAACGCCGGGTATGCGATGGCTCCCAGCTGCGAACCGGTGGCGAGCCCCCAGGTGAGCGGCACGATCGCCGAGGTCACGGCGGTCAGCGGCGACAGGATGCTCATCGGCCCGATCGCCAGGCACGCGTAGAGCAGCGCGATGGCGGCGGCCCCCGTGATGCCCGAGATGCCGCC comes from the Microcella frigidaquae genome and includes:
- a CDS encoding GNAT family N-acetyltransferase, which translates into the protein MITVTVEDPRQPEVEALLRAGDAYALSLYPPESCYMLNLDELGAPGVTVFVARDAQGRALGMAALVDRGDGTGELKRLYVDEAGRGQGIATTVMDALEAAAEAQGIRTLQLETGPKQLAAITLYERRGYRHIPNFGPYVGDEFSVCMEKPLGS
- a CDS encoding DEAD/DEAH box helicase, which codes for MPQNKKGGAPRAGQTPRTPARSTGGSTARAGAPGSRSPKHRGYRPDEAAASASSTGKKPRWSRDERVERGLSAERGGSGRTESRDEPRDSDRRTAGRDAAPTRGAAPRSGGARGAAPRGSTRGGAPRTPSRDGAERTGTGRAVHRPEWRPKTGAARPARDEHPARDARPARDARPTREPRPARPARDARPTREPRPARSQSAAPVRTQREQDAARPSSFYPDRAATPAATDDVVLERLAARAVEAADVEGVTFADLGLGGNIVRTLADLGAEQPFPIQAATIPDVLAGRDVLGRGRTGSGKTIAFGAPLVERLMQNRGGTRREMGRAPRALILAPTRELALQIDATVQPIARSVGLFTTQIYGGVPQGRQVGALQRGVDIIIGTPGRIEDLVEQRRLDLSQIEVVVLDEADHMCELGFLEPVQRIIRRTRAGGQRLLFSATLDTGVASLVDEFLTEPAVYEVAGEDQQSSTIEHRVLLVEQREKRAVIEQLVAGPGKTLVFARTRAFAEELADQLDDAGIAAVSLHGDLNQARRTRNLEKLTSGRVRVLVATDVAARGIHVDDISLVVQADAPDEYKTYLHRAGRTGRAGKPGTVVTLITRPRARRFGELLERAEIEAETTAVRAGDRLLDDLAAL
- a CDS encoding EamA family transporter → MLTVVLGLAGALVYGAADFLGGLSARRISALRVTAVGALSGVVLLFAATLVIPGRWSWEAVLWGGISGITGAAAIALLYACLAIGPMSILSPLTAVTSAIVPLTWGLATGSQLGAIAYPAFGLALIAVVLVGFVPSKEAVRPTAAGLVMATASGTLIGAFYILVDQTPDDSGLVPLVANRTVNATIMITLIVALAIIAAARHVRAADAPLAVLDGAHGAPHGLGDAHATGRMGSGIPAAPGSGGTARGGLLRASAAALRGGWRGGFWLAVGCGVLDALANIIVLIGLRVGDLTIVSVLTALYPAGTILLAALVLRERIARLQWVGLALALAASAMLAAA